The following coding sequences lie in one Phycicoccus duodecadis genomic window:
- a CDS encoding lysylphosphatidylglycerol synthase domain-containing protein, producing the protein MTRMWGVTARWAAGAAAATAVVALALPRVTGTSWAPVVDALSRPSAVQLALLAALWLAGLWVHTPSLTAALPGLSHRRALVLNLSGSCVSNLLPLGGAAGTALNWRMVRAWGFGSAAFGRWALLTNLADTAVKLLLPGVMLCWFALSGDAGVARLVGPGVLGVALLVLLLTAVVLVGRDDRALRRAGRVADRIVARHPRLPSAPEGWGERAARFRSESADLVRTGWGRMLGGKVLYALFQALLLWACLAAVGAPSAPLLVASAFVVERLLSMLVITPGATGVVEVGMAAALTALGAPAAPAAAGVLLYRAFVIGMEVPVGGLVILGWWLSARRRPAAGRRDGDPAALPRRGVPVASLAFEVDERVFLGGRDGQRHPGAS; encoded by the coding sequence ATGACGAGGATGTGGGGCGTGACGGCGCGGTGGGCCGCGGGCGCGGCCGCCGCCACGGCGGTCGTGGCGCTGGCGCTCCCGCGGGTCACCGGCACGTCGTGGGCGCCGGTCGTCGACGCCCTGAGCCGACCGAGCGCCGTGCAGCTCGCGCTGCTGGCCGCGCTGTGGCTCGCCGGGCTCTGGGTCCACACCCCCTCGCTCACCGCCGCGCTGCCGGGCCTTTCGCACCGGCGCGCCCTGGTCCTCAACCTGTCGGGCTCCTGCGTCTCGAACCTGCTGCCGCTGGGGGGCGCCGCCGGCACCGCCCTGAACTGGCGGATGGTGCGGGCCTGGGGCTTCGGGTCGGCCGCCTTCGGGCGCTGGGCGCTGCTGACCAACCTCGCCGACACCGCCGTGAAGCTGCTGCTGCCCGGGGTCATGCTCTGCTGGTTCGCGCTCTCCGGTGACGCCGGCGTGGCGCGCCTGGTCGGCCCGGGCGTGCTGGGCGTGGCGCTGCTCGTCCTCCTGCTCACGGCCGTCGTCCTGGTGGGGCGCGACGACCGGGCGCTGCGCCGGGCCGGGCGCGTCGCCGACCGCATCGTCGCCCGGCATCCGCGGCTCCCGAGCGCCCCGGAGGGCTGGGGCGAGCGAGCAGCCCGTTTCCGTTCCGAGAGCGCCGACCTCGTGCGCACCGGGTGGGGCCGGATGCTGGGCGGCAAGGTCCTCTACGCCCTGTTCCAGGCCCTGCTGCTGTGGGCGTGCCTGGCCGCCGTGGGCGCGCCGTCCGCCCCGCTGCTGGTGGCCTCCGCCTTCGTCGTCGAGCGCCTGCTGTCGATGCTCGTCATCACCCCTGGGGCCACCGGGGTGGTCGAGGTCGGGATGGCCGCGGCCCTCACCGCGCTCGGCGCCCCGGCGGCACCGGCGGCGGCGGGGGTGCTCCTCTACCGGGCCTTCGTCATCGGGATGGAGGTGCCGGTGGGCGGCCTGGTCATCCTCGGCTGGTGGCTCTCCGCCCGCCGCCGGCCCGCGGCGGGACGGCGGGACGGCGACCCCGCAGCACTCCCCCGCCGTGGAGTGCCCGTGGCCTCACTTGCTTTCGAGGTAGACGAACGAGTGTTCCTGGGCGGCCGCGACGGTCAGCGGCACCCCGGCGCCTCGTAG
- a CDS encoding DeoR/GlpR family DNA-binding transcription regulator encodes MTNRGPAARRQLLSDIVARQGFCTVTELAAAVNVSEMTVRRDIEQLASDELVRKVHGGVTVLTQEVLNPSDFTARATEMFAEKQAIARVALNFLVPGSTICIDSGTTALELARALPVNQGLSVVTHSVPVVNALMTKPGVRVHVFGGELHPETQDFAGEATLAAIDGQRFDVLFLAAGGVNERGVFCASDHEALVKRSLIKAAQRIVLIADSAKFDGPAMVRVCDLDTVDQAIADEGISAEHADLLRGAGVPLTVAAAQEHSFVYLESK; translated from the coding sequence GTGACGAACCGTGGGCCGGCGGCGCGCCGGCAGCTGCTCAGCGACATCGTCGCCCGCCAGGGGTTCTGTACCGTCACCGAGCTCGCTGCTGCCGTGAATGTATCCGAGATGACGGTGCGTCGGGACATCGAGCAGCTCGCCTCGGACGAGCTGGTCCGCAAGGTCCACGGGGGCGTGACCGTCCTGACCCAGGAGGTCCTCAACCCGAGTGACTTCACGGCCCGGGCCACCGAGATGTTCGCCGAGAAGCAGGCGATCGCACGGGTCGCGCTGAACTTCCTCGTCCCGGGATCGACGATCTGCATCGACTCGGGGACCACGGCCCTCGAGCTCGCCCGGGCGCTGCCGGTGAACCAGGGCCTGTCGGTGGTCACCCACTCGGTACCCGTGGTCAACGCCCTGATGACCAAGCCCGGGGTCCGGGTCCATGTCTTCGGCGGCGAGCTGCACCCCGAGACCCAGGACTTCGCGGGGGAGGCCACCCTCGCTGCCATCGACGGCCAGCGCTTCGACGTCCTCTTCCTGGCCGCCGGAGGGGTCAACGAGAGAGGCGTCTTCTGCGCGTCCGACCACGAGGCACTGGTGAAGCGCTCACTGATCAAGGCGGCGCAGCGGATCGTGCTCATCGCCGACTCGGCCAAGTTCGACGGCCCGGCCATGGTGCGGGTGTGTGACCTCGACACCGTCGACCAGGCGATCGCCGACGAGGGGATCAGTGCGGAGCACGCAGACCTGCTACGAGGCGCCGGGGTGCCGCTGACCGTCGCGGCCGCCCAGGAACACTCGTTCGTCTACCTCGAAAGCAAGTGA
- a CDS encoding lactonase family protein — protein MNTSTLYVGSYTSAQDGRGSGVSVRGVGADGALTGDLSTVPLSNPTFLALGMGLLFAVEEEPDGRVVSLARTQGKLTVVGSAPSGGGLPCHLVVDDARRRLVLVNYLPAGIATVVVAPDGTLGPTGSTAAPGGTGPVRERQESPHFHQALRVRDGSEDWLVSDLGGDRVVRFAVRGESAPPALVEVCRLPAGSGPRHMGWVGDALLVSGELDSRLHVLSQASGVLEHVGAVTTGAERSRAGRRVANFPSHLVVSPNQDFAFVANRGWNSIAVFDISRVPRGGMPRLVGEVSSRGEWPRHFTFHRGCLYVANQRSNTIAVFAADGDSGVIGDLVQVAPAASPVCLVFADGPFTDTGSGAAP, from the coding sequence ATGAACACGTCCACGCTGTACGTCGGGTCCTACACGAGTGCGCAGGATGGCCGCGGTTCCGGCGTGTCGGTTCGCGGCGTGGGGGCCGACGGCGCGCTGACCGGTGACCTGTCGACCGTCCCTCTGTCGAACCCGACGTTCCTGGCTCTCGGTATGGGCCTCCTGTTCGCGGTGGAGGAGGAGCCCGACGGACGTGTCGTCAGCCTCGCTCGGACGCAGGGGAAGCTGACGGTGGTCGGTAGCGCCCCGTCGGGGGGCGGGCTGCCGTGCCACCTCGTCGTGGACGACGCCCGTCGCCGACTCGTCCTGGTGAACTACCTGCCCGCCGGCATCGCCACCGTCGTCGTGGCGCCCGACGGCACGTTGGGGCCCACGGGCTCCACGGCCGCGCCGGGCGGAACAGGGCCGGTCCGCGAGCGACAGGAGTCCCCGCACTTCCACCAGGCCCTGCGCGTCCGGGACGGGTCCGAGGACTGGCTGGTCTCGGATCTGGGCGGCGACAGGGTCGTTCGGTTCGCCGTGCGCGGCGAGAGCGCGCCTCCCGCCCTCGTCGAGGTCTGTCGGCTCCCGGCCGGGTCGGGTCCCCGACACATGGGGTGGGTCGGCGACGCGCTGCTCGTCTCCGGCGAGCTGGACTCCCGTCTGCACGTCCTATCCCAGGCGTCAGGGGTGCTCGAGCACGTGGGAGCGGTGACGACGGGTGCAGAGCGCTCACGCGCGGGACGCCGTGTCGCGAACTTCCCGTCGCATCTCGTCGTCTCCCCCAACCAGGACTTCGCCTTCGTCGCGAACCGTGGATGGAACTCCATCGCGGTCTTCGACATCTCGCGGGTTCCCCGAGGGGGTATGCCGAGGCTGGTCGGGGAGGTCTCGTCCCGGGGGGAGTGGCCGCGCCACTTCACCTTCCACCGGGGATGCCTGTACGTGGCCAACCAGCGGTCGAACACCATCGCGGTCTTCGCCGCCGACGGCGACAGCGGCGTCATCGGCGACCTGGTCCAGGTCGCGCCGGCCGCTTCGCCCGTATGTCTCGTCTTCGCCGACGGGCCGTTCACCGACACCGGGTCAGGGGCGGCGCCCTGA
- a CDS encoding carbohydrate ABC transporter permease, with product MTAASGTTLANDGTVAGSRPRRRRRPSSGRWLHWLLAPLAVLWLVPVLLVLGLSFLPSANPATVLLGTWPAQPDFSNYGIIFQESPIFQDLVNSLLITVPSVVLVVVLGSMAAFAFARLHVPLKALLFGVLVLALVLPMPSIIVATFKILQAIHLYNSILGLVLVYTALGLPFAIIIVRTAFLAIPRELFEAAVIDGATTWQVFWRIYFPLARPALAVIVIWQTMIAWNDFLLPLVAISDNDKKPLTLIPLAYRGTFLSQPGALFAVLVIISIPVIIIFMLMQRYLVSGLAGSIK from the coding sequence ATGACCGCTGCATCCGGCACCACGCTCGCGAACGACGGGACGGTGGCGGGGAGCCGACCTCGGAGGCGCCGCCGGCCGTCGTCCGGCCGCTGGCTCCACTGGTTGCTCGCGCCGCTCGCCGTCCTGTGGCTGGTCCCGGTCCTGCTGGTCCTGGGGCTGTCGTTCCTGCCCTCCGCCAACCCCGCGACCGTCCTGCTCGGGACGTGGCCCGCGCAGCCCGACTTCTCGAACTACGGCATCATCTTCCAGGAGAGCCCGATCTTCCAGGACCTCGTGAACAGCCTGCTGATCACGGTCCCGTCGGTGGTGCTCGTGGTGGTGCTGGGCTCCATGGCCGCCTTCGCGTTCGCGCGGCTGCACGTTCCGTTGAAGGCGCTGCTCTTCGGCGTTCTCGTGCTCGCGCTGGTGCTCCCCATGCCGAGCATCATCGTCGCGACGTTCAAGATCCTCCAGGCGATCCACCTGTACAACTCGATCCTGGGGCTCGTGCTGGTCTACACGGCGCTGGGCCTGCCGTTCGCCATCATCATCGTGCGCACCGCGTTCCTGGCCATCCCTCGCGAGCTGTTCGAAGCCGCCGTGATCGACGGCGCGACCACGTGGCAGGTGTTCTGGCGCATCTACTTCCCGCTGGCCCGCCCGGCGCTGGCGGTCATCGTGATCTGGCAGACCATGATCGCGTGGAACGACTTCCTGTTGCCGCTGGTGGCGATCAGCGACAACGACAAGAAGCCCCTCACGCTGATTCCCCTCGCGTACCGGGGGACGTTCCTCAGCCAGCCCGGCGCGCTGTTCGCGGTGCTGGTCATCATCTCGATCCCGGTCATCATCATCTTCATGCTCATGCAGAGGTATCTCGTGAGCGGTCTCGCCGGGTCGATCAAGTAG
- a CDS encoding carbohydrate ABC transporter permease → MRRSLKESSAGLLFLLPALSLFAVFVVYPIVYNVQASTLKWDGINPGTSVGLGNYVQLLHDPIFMITLRNSALWIPLTLVPQAAVGFLLALALNRRLRANTLYRAVFFVPAILSAVVVGIVWSHILDPFSGLLAALGKVTGLTFLSANYLSDPHTAIFGVILVNVWMWTGFSMLFYLAGLQLIDRSVLEAARIDGASGFQTTVRIILPLLKPTHLSLLLLGIIGSLKTFELVYVLTGGGPNHASEMLPTYAFQQAFPLQSVGYASAISVVLLVIAVASSLIMVRAFGAGFISSEEK, encoded by the coding sequence GTGAGGCGCTCCCTCAAGGAGAGCTCGGCGGGGCTGTTGTTCCTGCTGCCGGCGCTGTCACTGTTCGCGGTGTTCGTCGTGTACCCCATCGTGTACAACGTCCAGGCGAGCACCCTGAAGTGGGACGGCATCAACCCCGGAACCTCCGTGGGCCTGGGCAACTACGTCCAGCTCCTCCACGACCCCATCTTCATGATCACGCTGCGGAACTCGGCCCTGTGGATCCCCCTCACGCTGGTCCCACAGGCCGCCGTGGGGTTCCTCCTCGCCCTTGCCCTGAACCGGCGGCTACGGGCCAACACCCTCTACCGGGCGGTGTTCTTCGTTCCCGCCATCCTCTCCGCGGTCGTCGTCGGGATCGTCTGGTCGCACATCCTCGACCCGTTCTCAGGGCTGCTCGCAGCGCTGGGGAAGGTCACCGGGCTGACCTTCCTGAGCGCGAACTACCTCTCCGATCCGCACACGGCGATCTTCGGCGTGATCCTGGTGAACGTGTGGATGTGGACAGGGTTCTCGATGCTCTTCTACCTCGCCGGCCTGCAGCTCATCGACCGGAGCGTGCTCGAGGCGGCCCGCATCGACGGGGCGAGCGGGTTCCAGACGACGGTCCGCATCATCCTGCCCCTGCTCAAGCCGACCCATCTCTCGCTCCTGCTCCTGGGCATCATCGGCTCGCTGAAGACCTTCGAGCTGGTCTACGTGCTGACCGGGGGCGGCCCGAACCACGCCTCCGAGATGCTGCCGACGTACGCGTTCCAGCAGGCGTTCCCGCTCCAGAGCGTCGGTTACGCCTCGGCGATCAGCGTGGTCCTCCTGGTGATCGCGGTCGCGAGCTCCCTCATCATGGTCCGCGCCTTCGGCGCGGGCTTCATCTCCAGTGAGGAGAAGTGA
- a CDS encoding ABC transporter substrate-binding protein, protein MRLRISVLTVGGVVTCLGLTACAGGAAPASDSGGATNAVSFESWSPIQQTTDQMVAAVQAANKGVTVKATIYNAPDYLVDLQTRAASNTMPDVVGLQSGAYTQQFRAKLMPLQDCAAKTWGADWKTKFFPIGLTEAQLGNPKGDTNFYSLPLMNETVNLWANTDILKANNATIPQTWDELVAFSKNQKGKDFAPFLMPALQGWNRSIVFLQIVNNVNPGLVYKAEGGTDKWTNPDIVKAFDYWQKLFTQKVFQDGAMGLTAYPDAGNQIEAGKAAIFPFGSWWIQQSDPTRSGTPPVSQGMAGWKPFLFPTIPGGASQPQLVGGMDVGLGMAKNTKNPELACKVLTDFIAGAGAQKMINTFNDVPAVVGLTPQKFTGDNQKAIWNTFMTDWLPNVKYSRYLADPKVDQAVNDALAALASGQTTPQDAAASVQKVQDQVSAG, encoded by the coding sequence ATGAGGCTTCGAATCAGCGTTCTCACTGTGGGCGGAGTGGTCACCTGCCTCGGGCTGACCGCGTGCGCCGGCGGCGCGGCCCCGGCGTCCGACAGCGGCGGAGCGACCAATGCCGTGTCGTTCGAGTCGTGGAGCCCGATCCAGCAGACGACGGACCAGATGGTCGCCGCCGTCCAGGCGGCGAACAAGGGCGTCACCGTGAAGGCCACGATCTACAACGCGCCTGACTACCTCGTCGACCTCCAGACGCGCGCGGCGTCCAACACGATGCCCGACGTCGTGGGGCTGCAGTCCGGTGCCTACACCCAGCAGTTCCGCGCCAAGCTCATGCCGCTGCAGGACTGTGCAGCCAAGACCTGGGGCGCCGACTGGAAGACCAAGTTCTTCCCGATCGGGCTCACCGAAGCCCAGCTGGGCAACCCCAAGGGCGACACCAACTTCTACTCGCTGCCCCTGATGAACGAGACCGTGAACCTCTGGGCGAACACGGACATCCTCAAGGCGAACAACGCGACGATCCCGCAGACCTGGGACGAGCTCGTCGCGTTCTCCAAGAACCAGAAGGGCAAGGACTTCGCCCCGTTCCTGATGCCTGCTCTCCAGGGCTGGAACCGCAGCATCGTCTTCCTGCAGATCGTCAACAACGTGAACCCGGGACTCGTCTACAAGGCCGAGGGCGGGACGGACAAGTGGACCAACCCGGACATCGTCAAGGCGTTCGACTACTGGCAGAAGCTGTTCACCCAGAAGGTCTTCCAGGACGGCGCGATGGGCCTGACGGCCTACCCGGACGCCGGCAACCAGATCGAGGCGGGCAAGGCGGCGATCTTCCCGTTCGGCAGCTGGTGGATCCAGCAGTCCGACCCCACCCGGTCCGGCACGCCGCCGGTGTCCCAGGGCATGGCCGGCTGGAAGCCGTTCCTGTTCCCGACCATCCCGGGTGGCGCATCCCAGCCGCAGCTGGTCGGAGGCATGGACGTCGGCCTGGGCATGGCGAAGAACACCAAGAACCCCGAGCTCGCGTGCAAGGTGCTCACCGACTTCATCGCGGGCGCCGGTGCGCAGAAGATGATCAACACCTTCAACGACGTGCCGGCGGTGGTGGGGCTCACCCCCCAGAAGTTCACCGGCGACAACCAGAAGGCCATCTGGAACACGTTCATGACGGACTGGCTCCCCAACGTGAAGTACTCGCGCTACCTCGCGGACCCGAAGGTGGACCAGGCCGTGAACGATGCCCTCGCCGCCCTCGCGAGCGGGCAGACGACGCCCCAGGACGCCGCCGCATCGGTGCAGAAGGTGCAGGACCAGGTGAGCGCCGGGTAG
- a CDS encoding aldo/keto reductase — MEYTRLGSTGLRVSRIALGCMSYADGSRGNHPWALDEETSGAFFRQAVELGITFWDTANVYSAGTSEEFVGRAIRRYSRREDIVLATKVHGKMHDGPGGSGLSRKAILEQVDASLRRLDTDYVDLYQIHRLDPEVPMEETMEALHDIVRAGKARYIGASSMWAWQFASMQHAADLNGWTRFVSMQDQYSLLMREEEREMLPLLAAQGVGAIPWSPLARGRVARPWGEQTDRSGTDEFGKRLYQDSDAAIVGAVERIAAERGVAMASVGLAWVLRNPVVDAPIVGATKPHHLTDAVAALDIQLTDAEVAALEEHYTPRPNTGF, encoded by the coding sequence ATGGAGTACACCCGTCTCGGTAGCACCGGCCTGCGCGTGAGCCGCATCGCCCTGGGGTGCATGAGCTACGCCGACGGGTCGCGGGGGAACCACCCGTGGGCGCTCGACGAGGAGACCTCCGGCGCGTTCTTCCGGCAGGCCGTCGAGCTGGGGATCACGTTCTGGGACACCGCGAACGTCTACAGCGCGGGCACGTCCGAGGAGTTCGTGGGCCGGGCGATCCGGCGCTACAGCCGGCGCGAGGACATCGTGCTGGCCACCAAGGTGCACGGGAAGATGCACGACGGGCCCGGCGGCTCCGGGCTGTCGCGCAAGGCCATCCTCGAGCAGGTCGACGCCTCGCTGCGGCGCCTCGACACCGACTACGTCGACCTCTACCAGATCCACCGCCTCGACCCCGAGGTGCCGATGGAGGAGACGATGGAGGCGCTCCACGACATCGTGCGCGCCGGCAAGGCCCGCTACATCGGGGCGTCGTCGATGTGGGCCTGGCAGTTCGCGTCGATGCAGCACGCGGCCGACCTGAACGGCTGGACCCGGTTCGTCTCGATGCAGGACCAGTACAGCCTGCTGATGCGCGAGGAGGAGCGCGAGATGCTGCCGCTGCTCGCGGCCCAGGGTGTCGGCGCCATCCCGTGGAGCCCGCTGGCGCGTGGCCGGGTGGCGCGGCCGTGGGGCGAGCAGACCGACCGCTCGGGCACCGACGAGTTCGGCAAGCGGCTGTACCAGGACTCCGACGCGGCCATCGTGGGCGCCGTCGAGCGGATCGCCGCCGAGCGCGGGGTCGCGATGGCGAGCGTGGGGCTGGCCTGGGTGCTGCGCAACCCGGTCGTCGACGCGCCCATCGTCGGCGCGACCAAGCCGCACCACCTCACGGATGCCGTGGCCGCCCTCGACATCCAGCTCACCG